One window of the Pyrus communis chromosome 17, drPyrComm1.1, whole genome shotgun sequence genome contains the following:
- the LOC137723554 gene encoding uncharacterized protein, translating to MAGLWGQSFHHVGTDPSISRSTSLARSTSSGSYCNSYMEQGSSNYTLMEKRQLFLRSYQFSRKKSLTERIKGSFCKVKRVICLRLRSARKLRKLVCFRLRYGGSYRRRRLCRLLNNYRHTRKCDKSYCFWLRRV from the exons ATGGCCGGCCTGTGGGGACAGAGCTTTCACCACGTGGGAACCGACCCGTCCATCAGCAGAAGCACCTCATTGGCTAGGAGTACTAGCAGTGGGTCCTACTGCAACAGCTACATGGAGCAGGGAAGCAGCAACTACACGTTGATGGAGAAGAGGCAGCTTTTTCTCAGAAGCTACCAGTTCAGCAGGAAGAAGAGCCTGACGGAGAGGATAAAAGGGTCTTTTTGCAAAGTCAAGAGGGTGATATGCCTCCGGCTGAGGTCGGCGAGGAAGCTCCGGAAGTTGGTTTGTTTCAGGCTCAGATATGGCGGTTCTTACCGGAGAAGAAGACTCTGCCGTCTGCTGAATAATTACCGTCATACCCGCAAATGCGATAAGTCCTATTGCTTCTG GTTACGCAGAGTTTGA